AACTTTCAAGGCAACAGGTCCTTGCAGTAACTCTTGGAGTTTCTTTAAATGCATCACAAGATTTAGATGGAATACAAATTTCCATTATGAAAGAAAAATTGAGGCAGATGATATCATCACAATTTGTTTTTCTTAAATTACAATCAAATGTGAATATTTAGGATCTTCCTCTTGGTAAGAACAAGAATCAATCTAATAATTGTATTCATGTCCTCCTCAGCTAGCTAGTTGAACAATATTGGGCTTAAGGTTCTTCTTTCATGGCCAAAGCGAGCTTTTAATCTCTGGGAAAATATTCATCACTTTCATATATAATATCTGGTCTGCACTTTGGGATAACCTGCACTTTCTGATCAGCCTCTTTTCCCCAGAGTAGCATGTATAAACCAATAATCACAATCACTGCCCCTATAATGCTACACAAACAAATGAACGACGTTATCTATCCTTATAAAAATGTGTGCATGGTACAACCAGAATAAAACAATTTGTTCCCATACATTATGTGTATTTAATATTACCTTCCCATGTATAGTTTTTCTCCTAGGGCAAAATATGATTGTACTGCAACTAATATTGTGGAGAGGGGATTAAACATTGTCACAAATACAGGCCCTTTTTCCTCAGTGCACCATAGTTGAATGTAAACTATTAAACCAGATACCACTATCCCCTGTTGCAAGGAAACAACTCCAGAAATTGTTTCTGAAACTAACCAAACAAAGTTActtaatataaattattttatctAAAGGTAGAAAATTTACGGCATATAAGATGGACCATAGGTCGATGTTGAAACCAACAGTCCAGTCAGCTGGTTTGTGAGCTACAATTACAGTGAAGGCGGCTGATTGTGCTGCTCCAACAAAATTCATCCATGTTGTCAGTGATAATTGTGCTGGATATCTTTTCAGCGTATATGCCTGCAAGTTGAATTGACGAATTAAATTTACCCTACAGCTTTCATACTATTCATAGTCTCAtagaaacacacacacacaacagaCACCACGTAATCGTACACACATGTAAATATTTCTGTAAGTGAAGCAAAAAACCTGCATAATGTACCAAATAGACCAGGTGACACAGCTACTTATGGTTAAAATTGAGCCTTTTAACCATTCCTCCTGTGCTGCTGTACTTCTATTAAAATGGATTAGAGGATGCCCTATATTTCTCAGAACGGATCCCTTGTACAATGTCATGGTCATTACACCAGCCAATGAAATCAAGGTCCCGAGAACTTTGGCTAGCCCTCTAAGTTTCCGCAGGTCAACTTCCTCTAACCTGCACCAAGCTTGAATTGTCACCCCAATTGTAATAAGAAATGTTCAAAAGTAATAAATTTCTAATCATGCTGCTGGTTATTCTTCaaattttttcttaaaattaaTGTTGTAAACTGGAATGACCTCAGTACAACCGCCAGAACAAAAGTCAGGGAAGCTATTGTGTTAACTACTGATGCCAGGAATGTAGGAGAGGTGTAATTCAAGCTCGCAAAATACATGTTCAGCGTCAAGCTCACCCTGTACATATATTTATTGGTCACTGGTAATCAATTAAATTGAAATGTTATACAAGTATGCAGGCAATTCTTACCCTAGAAGAGAAAGCACAAAAATCTCCAGAAATAAAAGTAATGTCAGCTTGGGCCTTGTTTTCCTGCAGTACAAAGAAAGAAACATTTGGCATCAAATTGATCTCCTTCAGATCAATGGTGAAATGACCACTGCCATAATCTAGTAGGCATTAAAAAAGGGATTTACCGTTCAAGAAAATAggcaaaaggaaaaacaacaaaACCAGCTACAATATGCCGATATGTAATGTAAACATGAGGATTCATTCCATGAGCAAAGGAAGCTTCAGTGATCAGATATAAGAATGTGTAGCCCAACTGAGCCAACACCATGAGGAGGTGTGGCTTAAACCTCTTATAAATTCCCATCAACCTACTAACTTCTCCTGCCATTAGCCTCTGTTGATATGCTAACTAATTATCTGGATCGTGCGACAAATGCTCCTCTCTAAATACAAAAAGATAGTTGATAGAAGTATCGTATTCTCTGTAATTCCTATTTCATGTTGCTGGCATCATGTTCTTagtgacatatatatatatatattccagTTGTATTAATTACAGTTAGTTACCTGGCTCACTTGCACATCAGAATATACCTAAGAGCTCTTGGAAACATAGTAATGTTATCATAAAGAGAGGCGTTCTCCCCTAACTCAATCTTGTAAAATACAATTTTACATCTGACTTTGTGAGAATGTGCTACAATATCTTAAAATTCATACATAATTTTTCTGACAATTCCCGTACACCCTTAAACAGAGAACTGAAAACAGATGAAAAACAGTTATAGAAAGAACTAAAGCGAACGCTGCTTTTTTCTTATTTCTTTCAATATTAGAAACCTATCATTCTACTTTGCTTGGGCTAATATGCACTGCCTTGTTTTTATAGTTTGTTTATTAGCATAATGAGTGATCAAACTTTTTCCCTTAATTAGTGCGCATTATATTCAGCCCACTTAGCACCTGTAGTAAGGTGCTGCATCGATACTCACTCATCCAAGCAATACTTCACTTATTAACGTACATCTGTCATTTTACTACGGCTTGATATGTTATAAAAATCGTTTGTTAAACCCTACTGTGGTCACTTTTACATGAAACACCATTTCAAAACCGGACAGATGGTGCTGTAATCTTGTTTGATCATGGAACCACAACTCCAGGTCAGTGAAGCCTCCGGCTTTCCAGAAAACATTTTCTTATCAGTTTAACGAACTTGAGAACTTATGTTGTGTTTTGTAGGCAAGAATGTAGTAGCATCTTAACCCCCTTTTACTTTACATTACTTTATATATAGTATGCTTCATTATTTCAAGTTTAGTGGTACCTTTTTCCTTTTACATTATCTTGATTTATAGTCACTCCAATTCTGCATTAAGTTCCATATCATCTGCTAGCCAGTAGAACATTATTTAAATAAAGGTTCTTTTCTTGCAAGGTTTCCACCTGTGAAGGAATTTTCATCACCTACATGTTTGATATCTGGTTTGCCATAACGAAAATTGAGGGACGTTTTCCACTGAGACAATGTTGTACACTACAACTATTCAGAAAGGTCTTGTCCGCAGACTTTATTCTAAATCTTTCCCCTTCAATATGTATGTACATATTCACCTAATATAACTAGCCAAATGTGGAGGTAACTCAGGGGATGACTATCTGGAGCAGATTTACATCAAATATGGATTTATTCTATATCATACATAATAGCTCTTACATTTTCAAAATCATCTCTACAACTTTCAAGTGAGTTTTGTCAATGCAATTTGTTACACTGTTCTGCTGAATTGGTTCTAAATCTATATATAATATCTATTATAAGCTGTTTCATTTGGTCGGTTGGTTAAGACATTTCTGCatgttaacaccttccaaaataaattttaaataaatagtataatataatttaaaaaattaaatcatgtattcaatataactacaaactctattaATCATTATTCAACATAATTTCTAATCTGCACTCAACTTCTTTTTTACCTCTTTTGTTAAAtcaaacacttccaaaattaattttagtaattcaaattataatataacaaaataatataatttacaTACAAAATTATAGcaggactttttaagattttaactatctaaattttgaattcttcagtaatataatacatacaaaattatacgtaaatattttaatttcattaatttgaataatatataattattgtatttataatttattttttataaaataataaaattacaaatattataattagCCCGTGCATGGCACGGGTCATAGGCTAGTATATATATTAAACATCAAATTTTGGGGAAACATTTTATTCATGTGAAATTACTATTTTACCCCAGTTTATTTTTAAGTTATATAAATTTAATGTTATCAAAGAATTTCAAAACCAAGACCTCTGCCATGAAATTAGAGGCCTTAACCAATTAAGCTAAAGACTCACTTGATAAAATAGAGAAACAACTTAGTATAATCATGTGTAACTGGACTTATAtttaatctaatatttatttaGTATTGAAAGATGCAATGTTTTAGATTAATATGATTAACTTTTGTTGATATACTAACTTTATACATGTAAATTATAGCGGGATTATAAATATTATTTGTTGTGTTCGGCCTATATATACTTTAATATTATATGTAATAGTcatataaaacaaaataatttGAGATATGGGTAACTAGCTCATTTTGATATACAAATTTTATACCCATGAGTTACAGCggaattattattatattttagtaAACAAAATTGTTGTGCTCAGCCTATATTTAacttaatatttataaatttatacaTGTAAGTTATAGCGGGATTATTAATATTATTTGTTGTGTGCGACctatatataatttaatattaaatataatagtcatataaaacaaaataattCGAGATATGGGTAACTAGCTCATTTTGATATACAAATTTTATACCCATGGGCTACAGCggaattattattatattttagtaAAAAAATTTGTTGTGCTCAGCCTATATTTaacttaatatttatttttaaattaatataagATAAATGATTAAAGATTTGGGTGATTAACTCATGTTGATATATCAACTTGTGTGGGTTACAACGGGATTACTACTAACAACATTATCTAGATGTtcacttttttattttttaataacaTTAATTATTGAGCTAGATGATAATTTACTTTTGTTTCGAAATTACAATTTTACGCCCGAATTCAGATAATTATTTAGAATTATTGTTGTCATTGGGAATTAAACCCAATATATATACGTTTAAATTACTAACATCAACCAACTTAGTTATATGTTCATTTATTTACTTTTTAATAACATTAACTATTGAACTAGATGACTATTTATTTATATTGGGTGTCTCAACCTATATTAAATTTACCATTTATTTTAGtacttatataaaattaaataattcgAGACTTGACTAATTAACCGGTTTCGATATATTAagtttaattcaaatttatagtTGATCAATTTTTTGTCATTAAAACTAACGTATAatttatatatgtattatattataacCAAATAGTTATGTTTATCCCGACGGGAGTAAAAAATTCACGGGTTGGGCGATATAAAACCAACTCAGTTTTCTTTTAGTCATCAACAAGAGGAGATCATAAAAAAATAGATTTAAAATTAAAGAATTGAAGGAGATTATTTTTTATGTCTAAACGTATGTAaatttaatcacaatcttataaTAAGAGTTAATGATCTTTTTCTATCAACCAGTAATTTTTGCAAAAATGTGAACattaaataatatttatgaaTGTATAATCCTGGAATCACTTATACTCAGAATCATATTATATGTGTTGTAGTCTGTAGAGTATGCCCATGAATTGCACGGGGAATCAGTCACTATTGCTAATAGTGTAATATGACGGaaacataaaaaaaataatgaatctCTTGAAATGACAACATGATTataattatttttgtaatttacataaaattctattatcaattttttttcatatttatataaaataaaatgatTCAAGATTTGGATAATTAGCACATTTCAATATACTTACTTCATGTACGccaatattattataattatttttttaatttacaTAGAATGTTAAAATCAAATTTAGAATTAGACA
This sequence is a window from Apium graveolens cultivar Ventura chromosome 9, ASM990537v1, whole genome shotgun sequence. Protein-coding genes within it:
- the LOC141682823 gene encoding WAT1-related protein At5g07050-like encodes the protein MAGEVSRLMGIYKRFKPHLLMVLAQLGYTFLYLITEASFAHGMNPHVYITYRHIVAGFVVFPFAYFLERKTRPKLTLLLFLEIFVLSLLGVSLTLNMYFASLNYTSPTFLASVVNTIASLTFVLAVVLRLEEVDLRKLRGLAKVLGTLISLAGVMTMTLYKGSVLRNIGHPLIHFNRSTAAQEEWLKGSILTISSCVTWSIWYIMQAYTLKRYPAQLSLTTWMNFVGAAQSAAFTVIVAHKPADWTVGFNIDLWSILYAGIVVSGLIVYIQLWCTEEKGPVFVTMFNPLSTILVAVQSYFALGEKLYMGSIIGAVIVIIGLYMLLWGKEADQKVQVIPKCRPDIIYESDEYFPRD